From a single Streptomyces sp. NBC_00377 genomic region:
- a CDS encoding DUF6328 family protein → MWGELIQEIRVAQTGVQILFGFLLTVVFTPRYADLQDIDQVIYIVTVVLGACATGALIGPVSLHRLVSGRRVKPQAVMVASRLTFVGLLLLLATMTSSLLLILRVATHDAFVPWLVAGVVSWYGLCWFLLPLWTRRRYTTN, encoded by the coding sequence ATGTGGGGGGAGCTCATCCAGGAGATCCGGGTCGCGCAGACGGGTGTGCAGATCCTCTTCGGCTTCCTGCTGACCGTCGTGTTCACCCCGCGCTACGCGGACCTTCAGGACATCGACCAGGTCATCTACATCGTGACCGTGGTCCTGGGCGCCTGCGCGACCGGAGCCCTCATAGGCCCCGTGTCCCTGCACCGCCTGGTCTCCGGACGGCGGGTGAAGCCGCAGGCGGTCATGGTGGCGTCCAGGCTGACCTTCGTCGGTCTGCTCCTGCTGCTCGCCACCATGACCTCCTCGCTGCTGCTGATCCTGCGGGTGGCCACCCACGACGCGTTCGTGCCCTGGCTCGTCGCGGGCGTGGTCTCGTGGTACGGGCTGTGCTGGTTCCTGCTGCCCCTGTGGACCCGGCGCCGCTACACCACGAACTGA